The following proteins are encoded in a genomic region of Pseudodesulfovibrio mercurii:
- a CDS encoding AAA family ATPase translates to MTNDNAGLPGIFTTVFHLNPKQGPWRFRAKNIGNRRAPKVILSNDQAIVPGSPCRVRVTRIKGRPRSSRGYIEVRHFSEARFGGDDFFFPEALLRKLEVLLENRMSILLDGPQGSGKTVLARKVAESLGVRFIFFNCSAVYDPTDFLASLQPAEDQSKRTFTWVETDILRALTEAAESNERFLIFLDEFNRCREMARNGVMSALDATRKMFNPVNGEFIPIPENVQWIAAINNGAQFTGTTAVDPAQLDRFAPLKVDYPPPEAEARLLSRTYPDVPLREIRRVVKVAEAIRTDRDLDLDLSMRATQEACLLLSHPIYRHEFPGDPLPEILKDSFCARYQGRWDDPGSDAGMVWLRANRTLEG, encoded by the coding sequence ATGACAAACGACAACGCCGGGCTGCCCGGCATATTCACCACGGTCTTCCACCTCAACCCGAAACAGGGCCCGTGGCGCTTCAGGGCGAAAAACATCGGCAACAGGCGCGCGCCGAAGGTGATACTCAGCAACGACCAGGCGATCGTTCCGGGCAGTCCGTGCCGGGTCCGGGTCACCCGGATCAAGGGCAGGCCCCGTTCCAGCCGGGGCTACATCGAGGTCCGCCACTTCAGCGAGGCCCGCTTCGGCGGCGACGACTTCTTCTTCCCGGAAGCACTCCTGCGCAAGCTGGAGGTCCTGCTCGAAAACCGCATGAGCATCCTGCTGGACGGCCCCCAGGGATCGGGCAAGACGGTCCTCGCCCGCAAGGTCGCGGAAAGCCTGGGCGTCCGCTTCATCTTCTTCAACTGCAGCGCGGTCTACGACCCCACGGATTTCCTGGCCAGCCTGCAACCGGCCGAGGACCAAAGCAAGCGGACCTTCACCTGGGTGGAGACGGACATTCTCAGGGCGCTCACCGAGGCGGCGGAAAGCAACGAACGCTTCCTGATCTTCCTGGACGAGTTCAACCGCTGCCGGGAAATGGCCCGCAACGGGGTCATGTCCGCACTGGACGCAACCCGCAAGATGTTCAACCCGGTCAACGGCGAGTTCATCCCCATTCCCGAGAACGTGCAGTGGATAGCGGCCATCAACAACGGCGCCCAGTTCACGGGGACCACGGCGGTCGATCCGGCCCAACTCGACCGTTTTGCGCCCCTCAAGGTGGACTACCCGCCGCCCGAAGCCGAGGCCCGGCTCCTCTCCCGGACCTATCCCGATGTCCCGCTCCGGGAAATCCGCCGGGTCGTCAAGGTCGCCGAGGCCATCCGCACCGACCGGGACCTCGACCTGGACCTGAGCATGCGCGCCACCCAGGAGGCGTGCCTGCTCCTGTCCCACCCGATCTACCGGCACGAGTTTCCGGGGGACCCGCTCCCCGAGATACTGAAGGATTCGTTCTGCGCGCGGTATCAGGGGCGCTGGGACGACCCGGGCAGCGATGCCGGCATGGTCTGGCTCAGGGCCAACAGGACGCTGGAGGGTTGA
- a CDS encoding ATP-binding protein has protein sequence MSFMLSNSTFSLKEYGLVSEDDRFAMGMACGWLKNLLRSGVNLDSSMLRLLGWIHNGAEEAICRVACERCAVRPALRKNGEELAEAEDRDARLFVFDRIMALAHGELRLAVRKAALEMLSRVDFHPDPDMHLVRAITNFQKVFDLSELETRLCLFLYVLATWSECEQYFEDTLKCNGRTNHTVLAILLDTSLFKLRRVMNGKLDRLAILERNISGRVVFNSLYSRFFEDCEPERVAESLFETLAGNPVPLDEYILDAGDRECILELLRNAGDVPTHILLHGVPGAGKTSFAHSLAHALGVPAYNVPISRGKDDMPRATGIEACLNMTNGGRNALVIADEADVLLNTLRGYLLSGERQDKGWLNELLERPGVRIVWITNSIEDVEDSVLRRFSYNMKFTPLTAAQREVLFDRILRKHKVKSLVPSREIRGLVREYPVSAGVVDLSVRQARAMCGRDAGRFVRTLRRLLAAAQSLAEDRAPGGKRFEMEEGYSLDGLNFDTDIKALMRDLERYDAYLKSGRNDLILNRNVLLYGPPGTGKTAFAKYVASRLGRRLLVRRASDLLSKWVGGTEENLARAFAEAEREGHVLLVDEADSFISSRDQAMHRWEISHVNEFLTQMETFRGILICSTNRADELDAASRRRFTHKIRVDYLTRHGNLVFFDKILGPYFRGKLNGAARSRLAGLADAAPGDFKVVRDKIVLEPRGTYSGERLLQMLEEEVAAKRRRRPCIGF, from the coding sequence ATGTCATTCATGCTTTCCAACTCGACCTTCTCGCTGAAGGAGTACGGCCTGGTTTCCGAAGACGATCGGTTCGCCATGGGAATGGCCTGCGGCTGGTTGAAGAACCTTCTGCGCTCGGGGGTCAATCTCGATTCGTCCATGCTGAGGCTGCTCGGCTGGATACACAACGGCGCGGAAGAGGCCATCTGCCGGGTCGCCTGCGAGCGGTGCGCCGTCCGGCCCGCCTTGCGGAAGAACGGCGAAGAGTTGGCCGAGGCCGAGGACCGCGACGCCAGACTGTTCGTCTTCGACAGGATCATGGCCCTCGCCCATGGCGAGCTGCGTCTGGCCGTGCGCAAGGCCGCATTGGAGATGCTGTCCCGGGTCGATTTCCATCCTGATCCGGACATGCACCTGGTGCGCGCCATAACCAATTTCCAGAAGGTCTTCGATCTGAGCGAGCTGGAGACGCGGCTCTGCCTCTTTCTCTACGTCCTCGCCACCTGGAGCGAATGCGAACAGTATTTCGAGGACACGTTGAAGTGCAACGGCAGGACCAACCATACCGTCCTGGCCATCCTGCTCGACACCAGCCTCTTCAAGCTGCGCCGGGTCATGAATGGGAAACTGGACCGGCTGGCGATCCTGGAAAGGAACATCAGCGGCCGGGTCGTCTTCAACTCCCTCTACAGCCGGTTCTTCGAGGACTGCGAACCCGAGCGCGTGGCAGAATCCCTTTTCGAGACCCTCGCCGGCAATCCCGTGCCCCTCGACGAGTACATCCTGGATGCCGGGGACCGGGAGTGCATACTGGAATTGTTGCGGAACGCCGGCGACGTCCCGACCCACATCCTGCTCCATGGCGTGCCCGGCGCGGGCAAGACGAGTTTCGCCCACTCGCTGGCGCACGCCCTGGGCGTTCCGGCCTACAACGTGCCCATCTCCCGGGGCAAGGACGACATGCCCCGCGCCACCGGAATCGAGGCCTGCCTGAACATGACCAACGGCGGCAGGAACGCCCTTGTCATCGCGGACGAGGCCGACGTCCTGCTGAACACCCTGCGCGGGTATCTCCTGTCCGGAGAGCGCCAGGACAAGGGGTGGCTCAATGAGTTGCTCGAGCGGCCGGGGGTGCGCATCGTCTGGATAACCAATTCCATCGAGGACGTGGAGGATTCGGTCCTGCGGCGCTTCTCGTACAACATGAAATTCACCCCGCTGACGGCGGCGCAGCGGGAGGTGCTCTTCGACCGGATTTTGCGGAAGCACAAGGTGAAGAGCCTGGTGCCGTCGCGGGAGATCCGGGGCCTGGTGAGGGAATACCCCGTGTCGGCCGGGGTGGTGGACCTGTCGGTCCGTCAGGCCCGGGCCATGTGCGGTCGGGACGCGGGGCGTTTCGTCCGGACGCTGCGCCGACTGCTGGCCGCCGCGCAGAGTCTTGCGGAGGACCGCGCACCCGGCGGAAAACGGTTCGAGATGGAAGAGGGCTACTCCCTCGACGGACTCAACTTCGACACCGACATCAAGGCGCTCATGCGCGATCTCGAACGGTACGACGCGTACCTGAAGTCCGGGCGCAACGACCTGATCCTCAATCGCAACGTCCTGCTGTACGGTCCCCCCGGAACGGGCAAGACCGCGTTCGCCAAGTACGTCGCCTCCCGTCTGGGACGGCGGCTTCTCGTCCGGCGCGCCAGCGACCTGCTCTCCAAGTGGGTGGGCGGGACCGAGGAGAATCTCGCCCGGGCCTTTGCAGAGGCCGAACGGGAAGGGCACGTGCTGCTCGTGGATGAGGCCGACAGCTTCATCTCTTCGCGAGACCAGGCCATGCATCGTTGGGAGATCAGCCACGTCAACGAATTCCTGACCCAGATGGAAACCTTCCGGGGCATCCTCATCTGTTCGACCAACCGGGCCGACGAGCTTGACGCCGCTTCCCGGCGACGCTTCACCCACAAGATACGGGTCGATTACCTGACCCGCCATGGGAACCTGGTGTTCTTCGACAAGATACTCGGTCCGTATTTCCGGGGAAAGCTGAATGGCGCAGCCAGGTCCCGCCTGGCCGGACTGGCCGACGCCGCGCCGGGCGATTTCAAGGTGGTTCGCGACAAGATCGTCCTGGAGCCCCGAGGGACGTACAGCGGCGAACGGTTGTTGCAAATGCTCGAAGAGGAGGTCGCCGCCAAGCGGCGGAGACGGCCCTGTATCGGATTCTAG
- a CDS encoding DUF3320 domain-containing protein: MDRPTTPDLHIAYAECVNHASAQNMVPILRSITIRNTSDEPLDDLTLELDPHPRFCRDKTWVIDRIGAYDEVSLADLRLESDFAFFDGLDEAEQGQLDFRLRRGDAVLAERTLPLRLLARDEWGGVGEMAGILAAFVSPNDPAVAGICKRASMLLEASGRKGALDGYQSRDPKRAYMLAAAIWSAVTGMTLSYAEPPASFERTGQKIRGPKRILDQGLVTCLDGSLLFAGALEAAGLNPVVIFTKGHAFAGVWLTDKTLPSIEEPDVVELRKAIAAREFIAFETTLVTTRPVADFAQAVRNAQAQLGEGNETDFERAVDIRRARFAGITPLASHQTERAQAGTIEETAPAALPPEPDFGLLPGEIVDEAPRTPQGRIDRWQRKLLDLTLRNRLLNFRDTRQTVPVLCPNLPELEDMLAEGKALRIISLKDENPIGARDPELYRRQHGKDIHEEFAQNALERRQLCIPLTGNDMRNRLVTLYRKANSEMIEGGANTLYLAVGFLRWKKTETDPTSCRAPILLLPVTLKRSSARSHFSLTHHEDDVRINATLLQFLQRDFGLKVQSLEGELPVDDAGIDVPAIFDRMRRAVRDVPGFEVVEDAALSTFSFAKYLMWKDLVDRTDDLKNNRLVKHLIDSPETPFEQACGGACLPIPDEIDKNVSPRELLTPLPADSSQLAAVVAAMKGYDFIVIGPPGTGKSQTIANVIAQCLSIGKRVLFVAEKAAALDVVYRRLKAYGLGSVCLELHSNKANRKRVLAQLGAAWERSEAHSANAWHSETERLRETRDRLNEYVEQLHAPGSHGFSIFQAIGMAVGRRREFTVTFDNPGAHDPAMFARLEDTAVRAARVYPIVRDCRGFDSVGAREWSYRWENDLMERAEGVLSAIPPLKEAADALADCIGLPDAGENDPERIDSLRRFHEVCRISSEQDYGNVVDAELGRLEEAAASLDTAIAAIRQARSGLSADYENSALRRLPIEDIDRQWREANARMWPFSAWARRRVTRLLQGYATDGRVDVAGEIEPLRRLRDNLETVDRSELANLPVFRHEDTDGTQVAAYLRETEKLQRALDDVRRHASDANRFADTLEALLRRDKPEAALLAEKFHSALARFQDARDAYSAHAGGEPHATSLEALAGDLRLLVDHRAQLADWTRWAAVREEARTLGLGAFLDALRDGEIEDARADFRAAYFTWWLPLALDASSELRGFRHWSHEDLIKEFRRRDRTVRALAADQVLRNVSHDLPTRNAVPRRSELGLLRHQLGLQRPSLSIRKLIEGMPTTFTKLTPCMLMSPLSVAQYLPADQTQFDVVIFDEASQITTWDAVGAIARARQSIIVGDPKQLPPTNFFGRTDDEDAEDLAEYEKDLPSILEEADAAGLPPIRLNWHYRSRDESLIAFSNHHYYHGELITFPSPATESKALVLHRNEGTYARGTGRTNLEEAREIVRFAQSRLESWLQRPEGDRPTLGVITFNIQQQELILNLFDEARRSNPDLEWYFSDEREEPVIVKNLENIQGDERDIMCFSVTFGRDGAGKMSMSFGALNRDGGEKRLNVAVTRARREMHVFSSIDADDMDTSRTNALGVAHLKNFLEYAENGPIALPAMNADSTEDAESPFEEAVMAALEARGWQVRPRIGVSRYRIDLGVVHPDHAGAYLAGVECDGATYHHSATARDRDEIREAVLRNLGWNILRIWSADWFMNPSEALQRVHEELEGLLKASRRREEEEAARAESRSEARREWPDLPRGLAAGMAGPTVAPPAPQRRLHAGIGRTEDLSPNPVGPETVAPAEPEQTPSADAPEEEAAVNRPVQPDANRFFDPDYTPILARMIDVLVAAEGPIEANRLARTICKAHGWKRTGARIRERIDACLDGKERRPEAGTTFIWAPGSCRETVPFRSIEGRSATEISRHEIFGLIAAHPGLAASDDRVRDVANILGIKRLSRTVKNHLNGCLSAYFGPRD; the protein is encoded by the coding sequence ATGGATAGACCGACCACCCCGGATCTGCACATCGCCTACGCTGAATGCGTCAACCACGCCTCCGCGCAAAACATGGTGCCCATCCTGCGCAGCATCACGATCCGCAACACCTCGGACGAGCCCCTTGACGACCTGACCCTGGAACTCGATCCCCATCCCCGATTCTGCCGAGACAAGACCTGGGTCATCGACAGGATCGGCGCCTATGACGAGGTCTCCCTTGCCGATCTGCGGCTGGAGAGCGACTTCGCCTTTTTCGACGGCCTCGACGAGGCGGAACAGGGGCAGCTCGACTTCCGGCTGAGGCGGGGGGACGCGGTCCTGGCGGAACGGACGCTGCCCCTGCGGCTGCTCGCCCGCGACGAATGGGGCGGCGTCGGGGAAATGGCGGGCATCCTCGCGGCCTTCGTCTCGCCCAACGATCCGGCCGTGGCGGGGATCTGCAAGCGGGCGAGCATGCTGCTGGAGGCAAGCGGCCGGAAGGGGGCGTTGGACGGCTATCAGAGCAGGGACCCCAAACGCGCCTACATGCTCGCGGCGGCGATCTGGTCGGCCGTCACGGGGATGACCCTGAGCTATGCGGAGCCTCCGGCCTCGTTCGAGCGAACCGGGCAGAAGATTCGCGGCCCGAAACGGATTCTGGACCAAGGGCTCGTCACCTGCCTGGACGGATCGCTGCTTTTCGCCGGCGCATTGGAGGCGGCGGGGCTCAACCCGGTCGTCATCTTCACCAAGGGACACGCCTTCGCCGGGGTATGGCTCACGGACAAGACCCTGCCTTCCATCGAGGAGCCCGACGTGGTCGAACTCCGGAAGGCCATTGCCGCGCGGGAATTCATCGCCTTCGAGACGACCCTCGTCACGACGCGCCCAGTCGCGGACTTCGCCCAGGCGGTCCGGAACGCCCAGGCCCAGCTCGGCGAGGGAAACGAGACCGACTTCGAACGGGCCGTTGACATCCGGCGGGCCCGCTTCGCGGGCATCACGCCCCTGGCCTCGCACCAGACGGAACGGGCGCAAGCCGGAACCATCGAGGAAACGGCTCCGGCGGCGCTGCCCCCCGAGCCGGACTTCGGGCTGCTGCCGGGCGAAATCGTGGACGAGGCCCCGCGGACGCCTCAGGGCAGGATCGACCGCTGGCAGCGGAAACTGCTCGACCTGACCCTGCGCAACCGGCTGCTCAATTTCAGGGACACCAGGCAGACCGTGCCGGTGCTCTGTCCGAATCTGCCCGAACTCGAGGACATGCTGGCGGAAGGAAAGGCCCTGCGGATCATTTCCCTGAAGGATGAAAATCCCATCGGCGCGCGGGACCCGGAGCTCTACCGCCGACAGCACGGGAAGGACATACACGAGGAGTTCGCCCAAAACGCCCTGGAGCGCAGACAGCTCTGCATCCCGCTCACCGGGAACGACATGCGCAACCGCCTGGTCACCCTGTACCGCAAGGCCAACAGCGAAATGATCGAGGGCGGCGCCAACACCCTCTATCTCGCGGTCGGCTTCCTCAGGTGGAAAAAGACGGAAACCGATCCGACGAGCTGCCGGGCCCCGATCCTGCTGCTCCCGGTCACGCTCAAACGCAGCTCGGCCCGATCCCATTTCTCGCTGACGCACCACGAGGACGACGTGCGCATCAACGCCACGCTCCTGCAATTCCTGCAACGGGACTTCGGGCTCAAGGTCCAGTCGCTCGAGGGGGAACTCCCCGTCGATGACGCGGGCATAGACGTTCCGGCGATCTTCGACCGCATGCGCCGGGCCGTGCGGGACGTCCCCGGCTTCGAAGTCGTGGAGGATGCGGCCCTCTCCACCTTCTCCTTCGCCAAGTACCTGATGTGGAAGGACCTGGTGGACCGGACCGACGACCTGAAAAACAACCGCCTGGTCAAGCACCTCATCGATTCGCCCGAAACGCCCTTCGAGCAGGCGTGCGGCGGGGCCTGCCTCCCCATCCCGGACGAGATCGACAAGAACGTCTCCCCCCGGGAACTCCTGACGCCCCTGCCCGCGGACAGTTCGCAGCTGGCCGCGGTCGTGGCCGCCATGAAGGGATACGACTTCATCGTCATCGGCCCTCCGGGAACCGGGAAGAGCCAGACCATCGCGAACGTGATCGCCCAATGCCTTTCCATCGGGAAACGCGTCCTCTTCGTCGCGGAGAAAGCCGCGGCCCTCGACGTCGTCTACCGCAGGCTGAAGGCCTACGGACTGGGCAGCGTCTGCCTCGAACTCCACTCCAACAAGGCGAACCGCAAACGGGTATTGGCGCAGCTGGGGGCCGCCTGGGAACGGAGCGAAGCCCATTCCGCGAACGCCTGGCATAGCGAGACGGAGCGGCTCCGGGAAACGCGCGACCGCCTCAACGAATACGTCGAGCAGCTGCACGCCCCGGGCAGCCACGGCTTCAGCATCTTCCAGGCCATCGGGATGGCGGTGGGCCGTCGCCGAGAATTCACGGTTACATTCGACAACCCCGGAGCGCACGATCCGGCCATGTTCGCCAGGCTGGAGGACACGGCCGTCCGGGCCGCCAGGGTCTACCCCATCGTCCGCGACTGCCGGGGATTCGACAGCGTCGGGGCTAGGGAATGGTCGTACCGATGGGAGAACGACCTGATGGAGCGCGCCGAGGGCGTCCTTTCCGCGATCCCCCCGCTCAAGGAGGCGGCGGACGCCCTGGCCGACTGCATCGGCCTGCCCGATGCCGGGGAAAACGATCCCGAACGCATCGACAGCCTGCGCCGCTTCCACGAAGTCTGCCGAATCTCCTCCGAGCAGGACTACGGCAACGTCGTTGACGCGGAACTGGGCCGCCTGGAAGAGGCCGCCGCGTCCCTGGACACGGCCATCGCCGCCATCCGCCAGGCGCGCTCCGGCTTGTCGGCCGATTACGAAAACTCCGCATTGCGGCGCCTCCCCATAGAGGACATCGACCGGCAATGGCGGGAGGCCAACGCCCGGATGTGGCCATTCTCCGCCTGGGCGCGCCGCCGGGTCACCCGTCTGCTCCAGGGCTACGCAACGGACGGCAGGGTCGACGTGGCCGGTGAGATAGAGCCCCTGAGGCGGCTCCGCGACAATCTCGAAACCGTCGATCGGAGCGAGTTGGCCAACCTCCCGGTCTTCCGGCACGAGGACACCGACGGAACCCAGGTCGCCGCCTATCTGAGAGAGACGGAAAAACTGCAGCGGGCGCTCGACGATGTGCGGCGGCACGCCTCGGATGCAAATCGTTTCGCGGACACGCTGGAGGCCCTGCTCCGGAGAGACAAACCCGAGGCGGCGCTCCTGGCCGAGAAGTTCCACTCCGCGCTGGCGAGATTCCAGGACGCCCGCGACGCCTACTCGGCCCACGCCGGGGGCGAACCGCACGCGACCTCCCTGGAGGCCCTGGCCGGGGACCTCCGCCTCCTCGTCGACCACAGGGCGCAACTGGCGGACTGGACCCGATGGGCGGCCGTCAGGGAAGAGGCCAGGACGCTGGGGCTCGGCGCCTTCCTGGACGCCCTCCGGGACGGAGAGATAGAGGATGCCCGCGCCGATTTCCGCGCGGCCTACTTCACATGGTGGCTGCCCCTGGCCCTGGACGCCAGCTCCGAACTCCGGGGTTTCCGCCACTGGTCCCACGAGGACCTGATCAAGGAATTCAGGCGGCGCGACAGAACGGTGCGGGCGCTGGCCGCCGACCAGGTCCTGAGGAATGTCTCCCATGACCTGCCCACCAGGAACGCCGTGCCCCGCCGGTCCGAGCTGGGATTGCTGCGCCACCAGCTCGGCCTGCAACGGCCGAGCCTCTCCATCCGCAAACTCATCGAAGGCATGCCGACCACGTTCACCAAGCTGACGCCGTGCATGTTGATGTCGCCGCTGTCCGTGGCGCAATATCTCCCTGCCGATCAAACGCAGTTCGACGTGGTCATCTTCGACGAGGCCTCGCAGATCACGACCTGGGATGCGGTCGGGGCCATCGCCAGGGCGCGGCAATCCATCATCGTGGGCGACCCGAAACAGCTGCCCCCCACCAACTTTTTCGGCCGCACCGACGACGAGGATGCGGAGGACCTGGCCGAATACGAAAAGGACCTGCCGAGCATTCTCGAGGAGGCCGATGCGGCGGGCCTGCCGCCGATCCGGTTGAACTGGCACTATCGCAGCCGCGACGAGTCGCTGATCGCCTTTTCCAACCACCATTATTACCACGGCGAACTCATCACCTTTCCATCGCCCGCGACCGAATCGAAGGCCCTGGTCCTCCACAGGAACGAAGGGACCTATGCGCGGGGAACGGGCCGCACCAACCTTGAGGAGGCGCGGGAGATCGTGCGCTTCGCCCAATCGCGCCTGGAAAGCTGGCTCCAACGGCCCGAGGGGGACCGTCCCACGCTCGGGGTCATCACCTTCAACATCCAGCAACAGGAACTGATCCTCAATCTCTTCGACGAGGCCAGGCGGTCCAACCCGGACCTGGAATGGTATTTCAGCGACGAGCGGGAAGAGCCGGTCATCGTCAAGAACCTGGAGAACATCCAGGGAGACGAGCGCGACATCATGTGCTTCTCCGTCACCTTCGGCCGCGACGGAGCCGGGAAGATGTCGATGAGCTTCGGCGCATTGAACCGCGACGGCGGCGAAAAACGCCTGAATGTCGCCGTGACCCGGGCCCGCCGCGAGATGCACGTTTTCTCTTCCATCGACGCCGACGACATGGATACTTCCAGGACCAACGCCCTCGGCGTGGCCCATCTCAAGAACTTCCTGGAGTACGCCGAGAACGGCCCGATCGCCCTGCCCGCCATGAACGCCGATTCGACGGAGGATGCCGAGAGCCCGTTCGAAGAGGCGGTGATGGCGGCCCTGGAGGCCAGGGGGTGGCAAGTGCGGCCCCGGATCGGGGTCTCCAGGTATCGGATCGATCTCGGAGTGGTCCACCCCGACCATGCCGGGGCCTATCTCGCGGGCGTCGAGTGCGACGGCGCGACCTACCATCATTCCGCAACAGCCCGGGACCGCGACGAAATCCGCGAGGCCGTGCTGCGCAATCTCGGATGGAACATCCTCCGCATCTGGTCCGCGGATTGGTTCATGAATCCGTCCGAAGCGCTGCAACGGGTGCATGAGGAACTGGAGGGACTGCTCAAGGCGTCCCGGCGGCGGGAGGAGGAGGAAGCGGCCCGGGCCGAGAGCCGTTCGGAGGCGCGGCGGGAATGGCCAGACCTTCCCCGTGGGCTCGCCGCCGGCATGGCCGGCCCGACGGTCGCCCCGCCCGCCCCGCAACGGCGGCTCCATGCCGGAATCGGGCGGACGGAGGACCTGTCCCCGAATCCGGTGGGCCCGGAAACGGTCGCCCCTGCGGAACCGGAGCAAACGCCTTCAGCGGACGCCCCGGAGGAAGAGGCCGCCGTCAACCGGCCGGTCCAGCCGGACGCGAACCGGTTTTTCGACCCCGACTACACCCCGATCCTGGCCCGGATGATCGACGTTCTCGTCGCAGCCGAAGGGCCCATCGAGGCCAACCGATTGGCCCGGACCATCTGCAAGGCCCATGGATGGAAACGGACCGGGGCCAGGATCAGGGAGCGGATCGATGCCTGCCTGGACGGAAAAGAACGCCGCCCGGAGGCCGGGACGACCTTCATCTGGGCTCCGGGGAGCTGCCGGGAAACCGTGCCGTTCCGCTCCATAGAGGGCCGAAGCGCCACCGAGATCTCCCGGCACGAGATATTCGGGCTCATCGCCGCCCATCCGGGACTCGCCGCCAGTGACGACAGGGTCCGAGACGTGGCGAACATATTGGGGATCAAACGATTGTCGCGAACCGTGAAAAATCACCTCAACGGCTGCCTGTCCGCATACTTCGGGCCTCGGGACTGA
- a CDS encoding PcfJ domain-containing protein, with the protein MLFITLCSRQKALDSPVEPEREAEPTATPPGTARLPLTENGDGFPGHGFGGRERLAIRCGAADAPADAAPIPSCPSPSHTRFAAPFRPSRNNPAQGAMHKGIIRLFRHRHQPEYLHLRSETDGVARITSWADGLMFERWGRLHGWSRRPNSDAPAPRRQATAPFWGWWRDERDPDLPLLGLHGLPVPQAQWLEDFLRPIPAHVREAAGQFTWRQFTILRMMRRTDYAVQLATSNPTLLWLVAARLVRNRRLTGDIPDLLKMKQTALIRLLFGDGTGVTPALLRKTRSHSYDSATFRDAERLLCNAEAVGQLRHYPVIDLDRLGELDGRYDILAAKFLKRRFLAPEPSPRPLSLVRGEYMDTVGLGKSLGIQDAGQVVRACPTVQALQHLHARWANAVRRMAWFRENRGRWGTVFPRPPYMSDGVIIPIRTPEELLEEGRWQDHCVWNYADLVEAGLCTIYRVLYPQRATLELRGGRGNAHVGQLFLRHNGEPSPRCWAYVLNWLDEQNRRARAAKPPARPPAG; encoded by the coding sequence ATGCTGTTCATTACCCTCTGCTCCCGGCAAAAGGCCCTCGACTCGCCCGTGGAACCGGAGCGGGAGGCCGAACCCACGGCAACCCCGCCGGGGACCGCCCGGCTCCCTCTGACCGAAAACGGCGACGGCTTCCCCGGCCACGGCTTCGGGGGGCGCGAACGCCTCGCCATCCGATGCGGAGCGGCGGATGCGCCCGCCGACGCCGCGCCCATCCCCTCCTGCCCGTCTCCATCACACACCCGGTTTGCCGCGCCCTTCCGCCCGAGCCGGAACAACCCCGCACAAGGCGCCATGCACAAAGGAATCATCCGTCTCTTCCGCCACAGGCACCAACCGGAATATCTGCATCTCCGCTCCGAAACGGACGGCGTCGCCCGGATCACCTCCTGGGCCGACGGGCTGATGTTCGAACGCTGGGGGCGCCTGCACGGCTGGTCCCGGCGGCCGAATTCCGACGCCCCCGCGCCCCGGCGACAGGCGACGGCCCCGTTCTGGGGCTGGTGGCGCGACGAGCGGGACCCGGACCTGCCGCTGCTCGGCCTGCACGGGCTGCCGGTCCCACAGGCGCAATGGCTGGAGGACTTCCTGCGCCCCATTCCGGCCCACGTCAGGGAGGCGGCCGGGCAATTCACATGGCGGCAGTTCACCATCCTCCGGATGATGCGCCGGACCGACTACGCGGTGCAGCTGGCGACAAGCAATCCCACCCTGCTCTGGCTCGTCGCCGCCCGGCTGGTCCGCAATCGCCGCTTGACCGGGGACATACCCGATCTGCTGAAGATGAAGCAGACCGCGCTCATCCGCCTGCTCTTCGGCGACGGGACCGGGGTCACGCCCGCCCTGCTCAGGAAAACCCGCAGCCACAGCTACGACAGCGCCACGTTCCGGGACGCGGAACGGCTCCTGTGCAATGCCGAGGCGGTGGGGCAGCTGCGCCACTATCCGGTCATCGACCTGGACCGGCTCGGCGAGTTGGACGGGCGCTACGACATCCTGGCCGCAAAATTCCTCAAGCGGCGCTTCCTGGCTCCGGAACCCTCTCCCCGGCCCCTCAGCCTGGTCCGAGGGGAATACATGGACACGGTCGGCCTGGGCAAAAGCCTGGGCATCCAGGACGCCGGACAGGTCGTCCGGGCCTGCCCGACCGTGCAGGCCCTGCAACACCTGCACGCCCGCTGGGCGAACGCGGTCCGGCGGATGGCCTGGTTCCGGGAGAACCGGGGCCGGTGGGGAACCGTCTTTCCCCGGCCGCCCTACATGAGCGACGGCGTCATCATCCCCATACGGACGCCGGAGGAGCTCCTGGAGGAGGGCCGGTGGCAGGATCACTGCGTCTGGAACTACGCGGACCTGGTGGAGGCGGGACTGTGCACCATCTATCGCGTCCTCTACCCGCAACGGGCCACCCTGGAGCTGCGGGGAGGCAGGGGCAACGCCCACGTCGGCCAGCTCTTCCTGCGCCACAACGGCGAACCCAGCCCCCGCTGCTGGGCGTATGTCCTCAACTGGCTGGACGAACAGAACCGGCGGGCGAGAGCGGCGAAACCACCCGCCCGTCCCCCGGCGGGCTGA